In Candidatus Desulforudis audaxviator MP104C, a genomic segment contains:
- a CDS encoding P-II family nitrogen regulator — MKKITAIVRPERAEEVAEALGKAGFAALTKMDVAGRGKQMGLRMGSVYYDELPKTMFWLVVQDERVAEAVEVISKTAYTGNFGDGKIFVSPVEEAYTIRTGVKEL, encoded by the coding sequence TTGAAGAAGATCACCGCCATAGTGCGGCCGGAACGGGCGGAAGAAGTGGCCGAGGCCTTGGGCAAGGCGGGTTTCGCCGCCCTCACCAAAATGGATGTGGCCGGCCGCGGCAAGCAGATGGGTCTCAGGATGGGCAGCGTGTACTACGACGAACTGCCTAAGACGATGTTCTGGCTCGTGGTTCAGGACGAGAGAGTGGCGGAGGCCGTGGAGGTAATCAGCAAGACGGCCTACACCGGGAATTTCGGCGACGGTAAAATTTTCGTCAGCCCGGTGGAGGAAGCGTACACCATCCGCACCGGCGTGAAAGAACTGTAG
- a CDS encoding ammonium transporter, producing the protein MWAKGLMGRFHWRVIVPLAAALTAIPGLALAGEEAVSPADTGFVLIAAALVMLMVPGLALFYGGMVSRKNVVNTLMMSFAMLGLITVVWVLWGYSLAFGTSTAGLIGSLEFLGFKGVGMEAAGSLPHGAFAVFQMMFAALTVALISGALAERMRFSAWVIFGVLWATVVYSPLCHWVWGGGWIGEMGALDFAGGTVVHISSGTAGLIGCLVLGARRGFGKRPMPPHQLPMVMLGAGLLWFGWFGFNAGSALEASPLAASAFVVTQIAAATAAMTWAFAEWVRHGKPTLLGAASGCIAGLVAITPAAGFVTPLAAIAIGFGGGLFCFLAVTILKHKLGYDDSLDVFGIHGVGGTWGALATGVFATASIGGVDGLLYGNPAQLGIQAVGVAATFAFVGITTFVLLKFVGVFVPLRVGADAEDTGLDIAQHGEDGYSDYVGGGTLYREPPGIPAMARSEAPAPPGSH; encoded by the coding sequence ATGTGGGCAAAGGGGTTAATGGGGCGCTTCCACTGGCGGGTGATCGTGCCGTTGGCGGCGGCACTGACGGCGATCCCCGGCCTGGCGCTGGCCGGTGAAGAGGCGGTCAGCCCGGCCGACACAGGTTTCGTATTGATCGCGGCCGCGCTGGTGATGCTAATGGTTCCCGGTCTGGCCCTGTTTTACGGCGGGATGGTTTCCAGGAAGAACGTGGTGAACACCTTGATGATGAGTTTTGCGATGCTCGGGCTGATCACCGTGGTGTGGGTGCTGTGGGGTTACTCCCTGGCGTTCGGCACCAGCACCGCAGGCCTGATCGGTTCCCTGGAGTTCTTGGGGTTCAAGGGCGTGGGCATGGAGGCGGCGGGCAGCCTGCCGCACGGGGCCTTCGCGGTATTCCAGATGATGTTCGCGGCCCTGACGGTGGCCCTGATTTCCGGCGCGCTGGCCGAAAGAATGCGGTTTTCCGCCTGGGTGATTTTCGGCGTGCTGTGGGCGACAGTCGTGTATTCCCCCCTCTGCCACTGGGTGTGGGGCGGTGGCTGGATCGGTGAGATGGGGGCGCTGGACTTCGCCGGCGGCACGGTGGTGCACATCAGCTCGGGCACGGCCGGTCTGATCGGCTGTCTGGTGCTCGGGGCGCGCCGGGGCTTCGGGAAGCGGCCGATGCCGCCGCACCAACTGCCCATGGTCATGCTCGGGGCGGGCCTGCTCTGGTTCGGGTGGTTCGGTTTCAACGCCGGCAGCGCGCTGGAAGCCAGTCCGCTGGCCGCGAGCGCCTTCGTGGTGACCCAGATCGCCGCGGCGACGGCGGCCATGACTTGGGCCTTCGCCGAATGGGTCCGGCACGGCAAGCCGACGCTCTTGGGTGCGGCTTCGGGCTGCATCGCCGGCCTGGTGGCCATCACTCCGGCGGCCGGTTTCGTGACGCCCCTGGCGGCGATCGCGATCGGTTTCGGCGGCGGGTTGTTCTGCTTCCTTGCCGTGACCATCCTGAAGCACAAGCTCGGCTACGATGACTCGCTGGACGTTTTCGGCATCCACGGCGTGGGCGGTACCTGGGGCGCCCTGGCCACCGGCGTCTTCGCCACCGCCTCCATCGGGGGCGTGGACGGTCTCCTGTACGGGAACCCGGCGCAGCTCGGCATCCAGGCGGTCGGCGTGGCGGCCACCTTCGCTTTTGTGGGTATAACCACTTTCGTCCTTTTGAAGTTCGTGGGTGTCTTCGTGCCGCTACGGGTGGGCGCGGACGCCGAGGACACCGGTCTGGACATCGCGCAGCACGGCGAGGATGGTTACAGCGACTACGTGGGCGGCGGGACACTGTACCGCGAACCGCCGGGAATTCCGGCGATGGCCAGGAGCGAGGCGCCGGCCCCGCCCGGCAGCCACTAG
- the nifH gene encoding nitrogenase iron protein, which translates to MTRKIAIYGKGGIGKSTTTQNTAAAMAYFFGKRIMIHGCDPKADSTRLILGGMMQTTVMDTLREEGEEGVTLDRVRLQGFGEIDCVESGGPEPGVGCAGRGVITAINLMEDLNAYGDELDFVFFDVLGDVVCGGFAMPVREGKAQEIYIVASGEMMALYAANNICRGMVKYAEQSGVRLGGIICNSRRVEGERELIEEFCARLGTRMIMFVPRDNIVQKAEFNRKTVTEFAPDSEQAQVYRELARRIIENDHFVIPTPMTMDEMESLVLKYGLLDLGEAS; encoded by the coding sequence GTGACCAGAAAAATTGCGATTTACGGCAAGGGCGGTATCGGCAAGTCCACCACCACCCAGAACACGGCGGCGGCCATGGCCTACTTTTTCGGCAAGCGGATTATGATTCACGGTTGCGACCCCAAGGCCGACTCCACCCGCCTGATCCTGGGAGGGATGATGCAGACCACCGTGATGGACACCCTGCGCGAGGAAGGTGAAGAAGGCGTAACCCTGGACCGCGTACGGCTGCAGGGTTTCGGCGAGATCGACTGCGTGGAGTCCGGCGGTCCCGAACCGGGTGTGGGATGTGCCGGCCGGGGGGTGATCACGGCCATCAACCTGATGGAGGACCTGAACGCCTACGGGGATGAGCTGGACTTTGTGTTCTTCGACGTCCTGGGTGACGTGGTCTGCGGCGGCTTCGCCATGCCGGTGCGGGAGGGCAAGGCCCAGGAGATTTATATCGTGGCCTCCGGGGAGATGATGGCCCTGTACGCGGCCAACAACATCTGCCGCGGGATGGTTAAGTACGCCGAACAGAGCGGGGTGCGCCTGGGCGGGATCATCTGCAACAGCCGCCGCGTGGAAGGAGAGCGCGAGTTGATCGAGGAGTTCTGCGCCCGGCTCGGCACCCGGATGATCATGTTCGTGCCCCGGGACAACATCGTCCAGAAGGCCGAGTTCAACCGGAAAACGGTGACCGAGTTCGCGCCGGATTCCGAACAGGCGCAAGTGTACCGGGAACTGGCCCGCCGTATCATCGAAAACGACCACTTCGTGATCCCGACACCTATGACTATGGATGAGATGGAGTCACTGGTACTTAAGTACGGGTTACTCGACCTGGGGGAGGCGAGCTAG
- the asnB gene encoding asparagine synthase (glutamine-hydrolyzing), whose translation MCGIAGWIDWERDLRRECPVITEMTGTLAARGPDASGFWLSEHAALGHRRLIVVDPEGGGQPMVRRCGEREYVLVYNGELYNTPELRRDLEARGHVFRGHSDTEALLLSYIEWGADCVGRLNGIFAFAVWSEYDQSLFMARDRMGVKPLFYAVRGGAFLFGSEQKAILAHPDVRPEVDAEGLAEVFALGPARTPGHGVFRGISELRPGYCLFFDRNGVRTRRYWRLESRPHTDDLPATAAKVRALLQDSVERQLVADVPVCTLLSGGLDSSALTAFAAGAFRKSGRGTVHTYSIDFVDNERYFRPNRFQPDADSAWVGLVSDRLGTIHHPVWVDTPELVDTLGLAVQARDLPGMADIDTSLYLFCREIKKEFTVALSGECADEMFGGYPWFHREEDLAAGTFPWSRSTRARMRLLKPELARELRPEEYVAARYAETLAEVPRLSGEDPVGARRREMFYLNLVWFMTTLLDRKDRMSMATGLEVRVPFCDHRLVEYVWNIPWALKTWGGREKGILRLALDGVVPGEVLHRRKSPYPKTHHPGYLEAVRSKLRQVLDDPASPLLTLIDTTCVRELVQTDGSSFGTTWFGQLMAGPQLFAYLYQVDAWLREYRVTIR comes from the coding sequence ATGTGCGGCATAGCAGGCTGGATCGACTGGGAGCGGGACCTGCGCCGGGAGTGTCCGGTGATCACCGAAATGACCGGGACTCTGGCCGCCCGGGGACCGGACGCCTCCGGCTTCTGGCTTTCGGAGCACGCCGCCCTTGGTCACCGGCGCCTGATCGTGGTGGACCCGGAAGGAGGGGGCCAGCCCATGGTCCGCCGGTGCGGGGAACGCGAGTACGTCCTGGTGTACAACGGTGAACTCTACAACACCCCCGAACTGCGCCGGGACCTGGAGGCACGCGGGCACGTTTTCCGGGGCCACTCGGACACGGAGGCGCTCCTCTTGTCGTACATCGAGTGGGGAGCCGACTGTGTCGGGCGCCTGAACGGTATCTTCGCCTTCGCGGTCTGGAGTGAATACGACCAGAGTCTCTTCATGGCCCGCGACCGGATGGGAGTCAAGCCCCTCTTCTACGCCGTGCGGGGCGGGGCGTTCCTCTTCGGCTCGGAGCAGAAGGCGATCCTGGCCCACCCCGACGTCCGGCCGGAGGTGGACGCCGAGGGGCTGGCCGAGGTTTTCGCGCTCGGCCCGGCCCGGACGCCGGGACACGGCGTGTTTCGCGGCATCTCGGAACTGCGGCCCGGATACTGCCTTTTTTTCGACCGGAACGGCGTCCGCACCCGGCGCTACTGGAGGTTGGAAAGCCGGCCGCACACCGACGACCTGCCCGCCACCGCGGCCAAAGTACGGGCGCTCCTGCAGGACTCCGTAGAACGGCAGTTGGTGGCCGACGTACCGGTGTGCACACTGCTTTCGGGCGGCCTGGACTCCAGCGCGCTGACCGCCTTCGCCGCCGGCGCCTTCCGGAAAAGCGGCCGGGGCACGGTGCACACCTACTCCATCGATTTCGTGGATAACGAGCGGTATTTCCGCCCGAACCGGTTCCAGCCCGACGCGGATTCCGCCTGGGTGGGCCTGGTGTCGGACCGGCTGGGCACCATTCACCACCCGGTGTGGGTCGACACCCCGGAACTCGTGGACACCCTGGGCTTGGCCGTCCAGGCCCGCGACCTGCCCGGCATGGCGGACATCGACACTTCGCTCTACCTGTTCTGCCGCGAGATCAAGAAGGAGTTCACCGTGGCGCTGTCGGGCGAGTGCGCCGACGAAATGTTCGGCGGCTACCCGTGGTTCCACCGGGAGGAGGACCTTGCGGCCGGGACCTTTCCCTGGTCCCGCTCCACCAGGGCGCGGATGCGGCTCTTGAAGCCGGAACTGGCCCGGGAACTCCGCCCGGAGGAATATGTGGCCGCCCGGTACGCCGAAACCCTGGCCGAGGTACCCCGCCTGTCCGGCGAGGACCCGGTCGGGGCCCGCCGGCGCGAGATGTTCTACTTAAACCTCGTGTGGTTCATGACCACGCTTTTGGACCGCAAGGACCGCATGAGCATGGCCACCGGCCTCGAGGTGCGAGTCCCCTTCTGCGACCACCGCCTGGTGGAGTACGTGTGGAACATCCCCTGGGCTCTAAAAACATGGGGCGGGCGGGAAAAGGGTATTCTGCGCCTGGCCCTGGACGGCGTCGTCCCCGGAGAGGTGCTCCACCGGCGGAAAAGCCCCTACCCGAAGACCCACCACCCCGGCTACCTGGAGGCGGTCCGGTCGAAACTCCGGCAGGTGCTGGACGATCCAGCCTCCCCCCTGCTCACGCTCATCGACACCACCTGCGTGCGTGAACTGGTCCAGACGGACGGCTCCTCGTTCGGCACCACCTGGTTCGGGCAGCTGATGGCCGGCCCGCAGCTCTTCGCCTATCTCTACCAGGTCGACGCCTGGCTGCGTGAGTACCGGGTGACCATCCGGTGA
- a CDS encoding nitrogenase component I subunit alpha: MPFLRLKCDELIPEREKHTYITDRENPVIPLCNINTIPGDMTERGUAFAGARGVVGGPITDAIQIVHAPVGCAYYTWATRRHLSDQYAWSMPGRLDNVAFNRRFCVCTDMEEKDVVFGGTKKLLKSALEAVRLFPEATGIIMYTTCTTGLIGDDIGSVAKQIERETGKPVFFAEAPGCSGVSQSKGHHVANRQFFEQINEIRRRRPELITPEAERTPYDVVLVGEYNMDWDLKVILPLMESIGMRVVSTFTGNARMMDLVRLPDTKLNVVHCQRSATYIADMIKEGYDIPYVKASFFGIQQTSKALRTIARHFGLEERAEQVIAAETIRIQPALEWYRERLQGKTVAVYVGGPRVWHWIKLFEELGMKVVAGACTFAHEDDYEKINARAGDGVLIIDNPNEFEIEELLETCKPDIFLCGLKEKFLGRKMGVPTLNSHSYEKGPYAGYVGFINFARDIYQALYAPVWRLTNGKEAVTNYGRQL; the protein is encoded by the coding sequence ATGCCGTTTCTCAGGCTCAAGTGTGATGAACTGATCCCCGAACGGGAAAAGCACACTTACATCACGGATAGGGAGAACCCCGTCATCCCGCTTTGCAACATCAACACGATCCCGGGGGATATGACCGAGCGCGGGTGAGCGTTCGCGGGTGCCCGCGGGGTCGTGGGCGGACCAATCACCGATGCTATCCAGATCGTGCACGCGCCGGTCGGATGTGCCTATTACACCTGGGCGACGCGGCGTCACCTTTCCGACCAGTACGCCTGGAGCATGCCCGGCCGGCTGGACAACGTGGCCTTCAACCGCCGCTTCTGTGTGTGCACCGACATGGAGGAAAAGGATGTTGTCTTCGGCGGGACCAAGAAACTCCTAAAGAGCGCGCTGGAGGCGGTAAGACTGTTTCCGGAAGCGACGGGGATCATCATGTACACCACCTGCACCACCGGTCTGATCGGGGACGATATCGGGTCGGTGGCCAAGCAAATCGAACGGGAGACCGGAAAGCCGGTGTTCTTCGCGGAGGCGCCCGGCTGTTCCGGGGTGAGCCAGTCCAAGGGTCATCACGTGGCGAACCGGCAGTTTTTCGAACAGATCAACGAGATCCGGCGCCGGCGCCCGGAACTGATCACACCCGAGGCGGAGCGGACGCCTTACGACGTCGTCCTGGTCGGGGAGTACAACATGGACTGGGACCTCAAGGTGATCCTGCCGCTGATGGAGAGCATCGGGATGCGGGTGGTAAGCACCTTCACCGGAAACGCCCGGATGATGGACCTGGTCCGGCTGCCGGATACCAAGCTCAACGTGGTGCACTGCCAGCGGTCGGCAACCTACATCGCGGATATGATCAAGGAAGGCTACGACATTCCCTACGTCAAGGCGTCGTTCTTCGGTATCCAGCAGACGAGCAAGGCCCTGCGGACCATTGCCCGCCATTTTGGTCTGGAGGAGCGGGCGGAGCAGGTCATCGCCGCGGAGACGATCCGCATCCAGCCGGCCCTGGAGTGGTACCGCGAGCGCCTGCAGGGCAAGACCGTGGCCGTCTACGTCGGGGGGCCCCGGGTCTGGCACTGGATCAAGCTCTTTGAGGAACTGGGCATGAAGGTGGTGGCCGGAGCCTGCACCTTCGCCCACGAGGACGACTACGAGAAGATCAACGCCCGCGCCGGTGACGGGGTGCTGATCATCGACAACCCGAACGAGTTCGAGATCGAGGAGTTGCTGGAAACCTGTAAACCGGATATCTTCCTCTGCGGCCTGAAGGAGAAGTTCCTGGGCCGCAAGATGGGCGTGCCCACCCTGAACTCCCATTCCTACGAGAAAGGCCCCTACGCGGGGTACGTGGGGTTCATCAACTTCGCCCGCGACATCTACCAGGCGCTTTACGCCCCGGTATGGCGCCTGACCAACGGAAAGGAGGCCGTTACCAATTATGGCCGGCAACTGTAA
- a CDS encoding P-II family nitrogen regulator, whose protein sequence is MKKIEAVIRPSKFEEVKQALGKFGIKGMTVTDVLGCGLQHGQREIYRGTEFIKLLPKVKIEVVVQEAVLDQVIETITTVARTGEVGDGKIFIYPVETAVRIRTGESGDAAI, encoded by the coding sequence GTGAAGAAGATCGAGGCGGTAATCAGACCCAGCAAGTTTGAAGAAGTGAAGCAGGCGTTGGGCAAGTTCGGGATCAAAGGGATGACCGTCACCGACGTTTTGGGCTGCGGCCTGCAGCATGGGCAGCGGGAAATCTACCGGGGCACGGAGTTCATAAAGCTTCTGCCTAAGGTGAAGATCGAAGTCGTGGTGCAGGAGGCCGTGCTGGACCAGGTGATCGAGACGATCACCACGGTGGCCCGGACGGGCGAAGTCGGGGACGGCAAGATCTTCATCTACCCGGTCGAGACGGCGGTCAGGATCAGGACCGGTGAATCCGGTGACGCGGCCATATAG
- a CDS encoding DUF5652 family protein, with protein sequence MALIVWSVTWKIIALGHALRNVQTAWFINVRTTYTGYAGFVNLARDLGGVLGLW encoded by the coding sequence ATGGCTCTGATCGTCTGGAGTGTGACCTGGAAGATAATCGCGCTAGGGCATGCGCTCCGGAATGTGCAGACCGCTTGGTTCATTAACGTACGGACCACCTACACGGGTTACGCCGGGTTTGTCAATCTGGCCCGGGATCTCGGCGGGGTTTTGGGTTTATGGTAA
- a CDS encoding P-II family nitrogen regulator: protein MKEIIAVIRPNKMQATKDELARIGFPSLTAAKVFGRGKQRGLAAEVAFELPAKLSAQGGMRWIPKRMISLVVPSGDVPKVVAALIRVNQTGEIGDGRIFISPVEAAVRLRTGERGDQALV, encoded by the coding sequence GTGAAAGAAATCATCGCCGTCATCAGGCCGAACAAGATGCAGGCCACCAAGGACGAGCTGGCGCGGATCGGGTTTCCGTCCCTGACCGCGGCCAAGGTCTTCGGGCGCGGCAAGCAGCGCGGACTGGCGGCCGAAGTGGCCTTTGAACTGCCGGCCAAGCTGTCGGCGCAGGGCGGCATGCGCTGGATACCCAAGCGGATGATCAGTCTGGTGGTGCCCAGCGGGGACGTGCCCAAGGTTGTGGCCGCGCTGATCCGGGTGAACCAGACCGGGGAGATCGGCGACGGGCGGATCTTTATCAGCCCGGTGGAGGCGGCCGTACGCCTCCGCACCGGGGAACGGGGCGATCAGGCTCTGGTCTAG